Proteins encoded in a region of the Pigmentiphaga litoralis genome:
- the ftsY gene encoding signal recognition particle-docking protein FtsY produces the protein MRSFFTRLSPSAEPAREAPPVAAPTPVLPDHAVTPTVPAPAPTVAPAPAVSTPIAITPVPPTPVPEPSPAAAKAAKASWLNRLKTGLSRTGQNFTSLFIGVKVDEDLFEELETALIMADTGVDAAVSLLKSLRARVKQERIEDAQQVKVVLREVLAAHLRPLEKTFALDRPYPVVTMLAGVNGAGKTTSIGKLARTFQNQGKKVLLAAGDTFRAAAREQLVEWGARNNVTVIAQDGGDPAAVAFDAVQSGKARGMGVVMIDTAGRLPTQLHLMEEIKKIKRVIGKADPTAPHEVLLVIDGNTGQNALAQIKAFDQAIGLTGLIVTKLDGTAKGGILAAVAAGAQGVRPIPVYWIGVGEGIEDLQPFVADEFAGAVLGL, from the coding sequence GTGCGTTCCTTCTTTACCCGGCTGTCTCCGTCGGCCGAACCGGCGCGCGAAGCGCCGCCGGTTGCAGCGCCGACGCCGGTGCTTCCGGACCATGCGGTCACGCCGACCGTGCCGGCACCCGCGCCGACCGTTGCGCCGGCGCCTGCCGTGTCGACGCCGATCGCGATCACGCCGGTGCCGCCCACCCCGGTTCCCGAGCCTTCGCCCGCTGCCGCGAAGGCGGCCAAGGCGAGCTGGCTGAATCGGTTGAAGACGGGGTTGTCGCGCACGGGTCAGAACTTCACGTCGCTGTTCATTGGCGTGAAGGTCGATGAGGATCTGTTCGAGGAGTTGGAAACCGCGCTGATCATGGCGGACACGGGCGTGGATGCGGCGGTGTCGCTGCTGAAAAGTCTGCGTGCCCGGGTGAAGCAGGAGCGGATCGAGGATGCGCAGCAGGTGAAGGTGGTGCTGCGGGAAGTGCTGGCGGCGCATTTGCGGCCGCTGGAAAAGACCTTTGCGCTGGACCGTCCTTACCCGGTGGTGACGATGCTGGCGGGCGTGAATGGCGCGGGCAAGACGACGTCGATCGGCAAGCTGGCGCGTACCTTCCAGAACCAGGGCAAGAAGGTGTTGCTGGCCGCGGGCGATACGTTCCGGGCGGCGGCGCGCGAGCAGCTGGTGGAGTGGGGCGCCCGCAATAACGTGACGGTGATCGCGCAGGACGGCGGGGATCCGGCGGCGGTGGCGTTTGACGCCGTGCAGTCGGGCAAGGCGCGCGGGATGGGTGTCGTGATGATCGACACGGCGGGCCGGCTGCCGACGCAGTTGCACTTGATGGAAGAGATCAAGAAGATCAAGCGGGTGATCGGCAAGGCCGACCCTACCGCGCCGCACGAAGTGCTGCTGGTGATCGACGGCAATACGGGCCAGAACGCGTTGGCGCAGATCAAGGCGTTCGACCAGGCGATCGGCCTGACCGGCCTGATCGTGACCAAGCTGGACGGCACGGCCAAGGGTGGCATCCTGGCCGCCGTGGCGGCGGGTGCGCAGGGCGTGCGGCCGATTCCGGTGTACTGGATCGGCGTGGGCGAAGGGATTGAGGATTTGCAGCCGTTCGTGGCTGACGAGTTCGCGGGCGCGGTGCTCGGGCTGTAA
- a CDS encoding amino acid ABC transporter ATP-binding protein: MIELSGVNKWFGPYHVLRDIDLTVARGERIVICGPSGSGKSTLIRCINRLEQHQQGRIVVDGIELTNDLKHIDAVRRDVGMVFQHFNLFPHLTVLQNLTLGPIWVLKQPRAEAEATAMRYLERVRIPEQANKYPGQLSGGQQQRVAIARSLCMAPKIMLFDEPTSALDPEMVKEVLDVMTSLADSGMTMLCVTHEMGFARQVADRVLFMDQGRIVEQNTPEAFFTHPQHERTRLFLSQILH, translated from the coding sequence CTGATCGAGCTATCCGGCGTCAACAAATGGTTCGGTCCCTACCACGTGCTGCGCGACATCGACCTGACGGTCGCGCGCGGTGAACGCATCGTGATCTGCGGGCCGTCGGGCTCGGGCAAGTCGACCCTGATCCGCTGCATCAACCGGCTGGAACAGCATCAGCAAGGCCGCATCGTGGTTGATGGCATCGAACTGACCAACGACCTGAAGCACATCGACGCGGTGCGCCGCGACGTGGGCATGGTGTTCCAGCACTTCAACCTGTTCCCGCATCTGACGGTGCTGCAGAACCTGACGCTGGGCCCGATCTGGGTGCTGAAGCAGCCGCGTGCCGAAGCCGAAGCCACTGCCATGCGCTACCTGGAACGCGTCCGCATTCCCGAGCAGGCCAACAAATATCCCGGCCAATTGTCAGGCGGGCAGCAGCAACGCGTGGCGATTGCGCGGTCCTTGTGCATGGCGCCCAAAATCATGCTGTTCGACGAACCGACGTCGGCGCTCGACCCCGAAATGGTCAAGGAAGTGCTGGATGTGATGACGTCTTTGGCCGACAGCGGCATGACCATGTTGTGCGTCACCCACGAAATGGGGTTCGCCCGCCAGGTGGCCGACCGGGTGCTGTTCATGGACCAGGGCCGGATCGTGGAACAGAACACGCCCGAGGCATTCTTTACCCACCCGCAGCACGAACGCACGCGGCTGTTCCTGAGCCAGATCCTGCATTGA
- a CDS encoding succinylglutamate desuccinylase/aspartoacylase domain-containing protein — protein MASHEFLLPYPDLSVERAGNTGVDGVWHFDSGVPGRNVMISALVHGNELCGAWAIKDALALGLRPRRGTLTLVFANLGAFDTFDPAQHDKSRFLDQDMNRVWSADKLADPNTRERQRAVALRPFVEKADWLLDLHSMHEPCAPLLLTGMQPRNLELAREMGAPRHVIVDAGHKDGVRMRDFGRFGELEENGTRSLLIECGFHGALESRDVARDQVARFVKASGIVDDGDFPADWFMPLPAEQLAIQVTDAVVARSMDFTFSQDWQGLEELEKAGTVIGWSDGEPVVTPYDNCTLVMPSLRQLLPGVTVVRLARRVA, from the coding sequence ATGGCCAGCCACGAATTCCTGCTGCCCTATCCCGATCTGAGTGTCGAGCGGGCCGGCAACACCGGCGTCGACGGCGTCTGGCATTTCGACTCCGGCGTGCCTGGCCGCAACGTCATGATCAGCGCGCTGGTCCACGGCAACGAGCTGTGCGGCGCGTGGGCGATCAAGGACGCCCTGGCGCTGGGCCTGCGCCCCCGCCGCGGCACCCTGACCCTGGTGTTTGCCAACCTGGGCGCCTTCGACACCTTCGATCCGGCCCAGCACGACAAATCCCGCTTCCTTGACCAGGACATGAACCGGGTCTGGAGCGCCGACAAGCTGGCCGACCCGAACACCCGCGAACGCCAGCGCGCCGTGGCCCTGCGCCCATTCGTCGAAAAAGCGGACTGGCTGCTGGACCTGCATTCCATGCACGAACCGTGTGCGCCGCTGCTGCTGACCGGCATGCAGCCGCGCAACCTGGAACTGGCCCGCGAGATGGGCGCCCCGCGCCACGTCATCGTCGACGCCGGCCACAAAGACGGCGTGCGCATGCGTGACTTCGGCCGCTTCGGCGAACTGGAAGAGAACGGCACGCGCAGCCTGCTGATCGAATGCGGCTTTCACGGCGCCCTCGAAAGCCGCGACGTGGCCCGTGATCAGGTGGCGCGTTTCGTGAAAGCGTCCGGCATCGTGGACGACGGCGATTTCCCGGCCGACTGGTTCATGCCCCTGCCCGCCGAACAGCTCGCCATCCAGGTGACCGATGCGGTCGTGGCGCGCAGCATGGACTTCACCTTTTCACAGGACTGGCAAGGTCTGGAAGAATTGGAAAAAGCCGGCACCGTGATCGGCTGGTCGGACGGTGAACCCGTCGTGACGCCTTATGACAACTGCACGCTGGTCATGCCGTCGCTTCGGCAGCTACTGCCGGGCGTGACGGTGGTGCGGCTGGCGCGCCGCGTGGCGTGA
- a CDS encoding amino acid ABC transporter permease: MAPPSSSPVIDATAPTQRVSPLAWVRANLLSSPLNILLTLLGVWVLVMVLPAVIEWALIRATFVAPSADACRDTGGACWAFIAEKHRLILFGLYPYDEQWRPLIASIVLIAALIVSCLRRFWNRWLAVIWAVSIALVAGLMWGGFLGLSYVETTKWGGLPLTLILSTVGVAFAFPLGVLLALGRRSSLPVIKALCVVYIELIRGVPLISLLFMSSVMLPLFFPEGFGVDKLLRAQIAIILFAAAYLAELVRGGLQAIPKGQYEGADAIGLSYWQQMRLVVLPQALKVVIAPLVSLFIGVFKDTSLVVIIGIFDLTQSTKAALTDAAWPGFSTEAYVFVAAIYFVFCYSMSKYSQALERRLENRRD; encoded by the coding sequence ATGGCCCCACCTTCGTCTTCTCCCGTCATCGACGCCACCGCGCCCACGCAACGCGTGTCGCCGCTGGCCTGGGTGCGCGCCAATCTGCTGTCGTCACCGCTCAACATCCTGCTAACGCTGCTGGGGGTGTGGGTCCTGGTCATGGTGCTGCCGGCAGTGATCGAATGGGCGCTGATCCGCGCCACGTTCGTCGCGCCGTCGGCCGACGCGTGCCGCGATACCGGCGGCGCCTGCTGGGCCTTCATCGCCGAAAAGCATCGCCTGATCTTGTTCGGCCTGTATCCGTACGACGAGCAATGGCGCCCACTGATCGCATCCATCGTGCTGATTGCGGCGCTGATCGTCAGTTGCCTGCGGCGGTTCTGGAACCGCTGGCTGGCCGTGATCTGGGCCGTCAGCATCGCGCTGGTCGCGGGTTTGATGTGGGGCGGCTTTCTGGGCCTGTCGTATGTCGAGACGACCAAGTGGGGCGGCCTGCCGCTGACCCTGATCCTGTCCACCGTGGGCGTGGCCTTTGCGTTTCCGCTGGGCGTGTTGCTGGCGCTGGGACGGCGGTCCAGCCTGCCGGTGATCAAGGCCCTGTGTGTCGTCTACATCGAACTGATCCGCGGCGTGCCGCTGATCAGCCTGCTGTTCATGTCGTCGGTCATGCTGCCGCTGTTCTTTCCGGAAGGCTTCGGGGTCGACAAGCTGCTGCGGGCGCAGATCGCCATCATCCTGTTCGCGGCCGCCTACCTGGCCGAGCTGGTGCGCGGCGGTCTGCAGGCGATCCCCAAAGGCCAGTACGAAGGCGCCGACGCCATCGGCCTGAGCTACTGGCAGCAGATGCGGCTGGTGGTCCTGCCGCAGGCGCTGAAGGTGGTGATCGCCCCGCTGGTCAGCCTGTTCATTGGCGTGTTCAAGGACACATCGCTGGTCGTCATCATCGGCATCTTTGACCTGACGCAATCGACCAAGGCCGCCCTGACCGACGCCGCCTGGCCCGGCTTTTCGACCGAAGCCTATGTGTTCGTCGCGGCCATCTACTTCGTCTTCTGCTATTCCATGTCCAAATACAGCCAGGCGCTGGAACGCCGATTGGAGAACCGTCGTGACTGA
- a CDS encoding Bug family tripartite tricarboxylate transporter substrate binding protein, with protein MSPCFRRRALAVALALTSVAAAPAAFAQGNYPSRPITIVVGYPAGGSTDLTARLFGAELSKKIGQQVVIENVGGAGGVIGAQRVIKAAPDGYTLLVGASNEMAIAKLINKAVKYDGLKDFTPIGLISTQPLVLVSSLNSGVKTAPEFLAQVRANPGKYSFGSSGVGTGLHLGGEMVKEAAKLDLVHVPYRGVAPLTNDLVGGQLQFGVFVLSSALPQIRAGKVQPIGLLQTKRTPLAPEIPTMAETPELKNVNIDLWFALYGPAGLPEPVAQKLQQALNEVVNTPEFRTKMQETGASVAAAGFDLAKFQAAETAKYKRIVDVANIQE; from the coding sequence ATGTCCCCCTGCTTTCGCCGCCGCGCGCTGGCCGTCGCCCTCGCCCTGACCTCCGTGGCTGCCGCCCCGGCCGCCTTCGCCCAGGGCAACTACCCCAGCCGCCCGATCACCATCGTGGTCGGCTATCCGGCAGGCGGCAGCACCGACCTGACGGCCCGCCTGTTCGGCGCCGAGCTGTCGAAAAAGATCGGCCAGCAGGTCGTGATTGAAAACGTCGGCGGCGCCGGCGGCGTGATCGGCGCCCAGCGCGTCATCAAGGCCGCTCCCGACGGCTACACCCTGCTGGTGGGTGCATCGAACGAAATGGCCATCGCCAAGCTGATCAACAAGGCCGTCAAGTACGACGGCCTGAAAGACTTCACGCCGATCGGCCTGATCAGCACCCAGCCGCTGGTGCTGGTGTCGTCGCTCAACTCGGGCGTCAAGACCGCGCCGGAATTCCTGGCACAGGTTCGCGCCAACCCGGGCAAGTACAGCTTCGGTTCGTCAGGCGTGGGCACCGGCCTGCATCTGGGCGGCGAAATGGTCAAGGAAGCGGCCAAGCTCGACCTGGTGCACGTGCCTTACCGCGGCGTTGCGCCCCTGACCAACGATCTGGTCGGCGGCCAGCTGCAATTCGGCGTGTTCGTGCTGTCGAGCGCCCTGCCCCAGATCCGCGCCGGCAAGGTCCAGCCGATCGGCCTGCTGCAGACCAAGCGCACCCCGCTCGCGCCTGAGATCCCCACCATGGCCGAAACGCCAGAACTCAAGAACGTCAACATCGACCTGTGGTTCGCCCTGTACGGTCCTGCCGGCCTGCCCGAGCCTGTCGCCCAGAAGCTGCAGCAGGCCCTGAACGAGGTCGTCAACACGCCTGAATTCCGCACCAAGATGCAGGAAACCGGCGCCAGCGTTGCCGCTGCCGGCTTCGACCTGGCCAAGTTCCAGGCTGCGGAAACCGCCAAGTACAAGCGCATCGTCGACGTCGCCAACATCCAGGAGTAA
- a CDS encoding cell division ATP-binding protein FtsE → MIEFQQVYKSYGRGIDTLADVNFGIAAGEFVFVSGPSGAGKSTLLKLISGLDVPTRGTILVNGQNVGKLPGRARPYFRRAVGTILQDVHLLQDRNAFENVLFPLIVTGHSRSAAEKRARAAIDKVGLANKDKLRPQELSGGDQQRLAIARAIVNRPALLIVDEPTANLDRDSAQRIADVFRDFNQVGVTTVIATHDESLIDDYAHRVLHIEGGRLTDLGARTPRASRSHGARA, encoded by the coding sequence ATGATCGAATTCCAGCAAGTCTACAAATCGTATGGACGCGGCATCGACACCCTGGCCGACGTCAACTTCGGGATAGCCGCCGGCGAGTTCGTGTTCGTGTCAGGCCCGTCCGGTGCCGGCAAGTCCACCTTGCTCAAGCTGATCAGCGGCCTGGACGTCCCGACGCGCGGCACCATCCTGGTCAATGGCCAGAACGTCGGCAAGCTGCCCGGCCGCGCCCGCCCCTACTTTCGCCGCGCCGTCGGCACCATCCTGCAAGACGTGCATTTGCTCCAGGACCGCAACGCCTTTGAAAACGTGCTGTTTCCGCTGATCGTCACTGGCCATTCGCGTAGCGCCGCCGAAAAACGCGCCCGCGCCGCCATCGACAAGGTCGGCCTGGCGAACAAGGACAAGCTGCGGCCGCAGGAATTGTCGGGCGGCGACCAGCAGCGCCTGGCCATTGCCCGCGCCATCGTCAACCGGCCGGCCTTGCTGATCGTGGACGAACCCACCGCCAACCTGGACCGCGACAGCGCGCAGCGTATTGCCGACGTATTCCGCGACTTCAACCAGGTCGGCGTCACCACCGTGATCGCGACCCACGACGAATCGTTGATCGACGACTACGCGCATCGCGTACTGCACATTGAAGGCGGCCGGCTGACCGACCTGGGCGCCCGCACCCCGCGCGCGTCCCGCAGCCACGGAGCGCGCGCATGA
- a CDS encoding amino acid ABC transporter substrate-binding protein produces the protein MKLLKSAVAAIAMLGAVQVVQVAHAGATLDAVKKKGFVQCGVSTGVAGFSNPDSKGVWTGIDVDLCRAVAATLFGDATKIKLTPLNTQQRFTALQSGEVDVLPRNTSITLQRDTALGLNGAGVNFYDGQGLMVAKKLNVKSAKDLNGAAICMQPGTTTELNLADYFRANKITFKPVVIDKFDEVIRAFAAGRCDAYTTDASGLNVIRTTKLPNPDDYIVLPELLSKEPLGPMVRQGDDQWLDIVKWTLNAMIEAEEYGVTSKNVDQMLKSPNPNIQRLLGVVPGVGKNLGVDEKWVYNVVKQVGNYGESFERNLGQGSPMKMPRGANALHTQGGLMYALPLR, from the coding sequence ATGAAATTGTTGAAATCAGCCGTAGCCGCGATCGCCATGCTGGGCGCCGTCCAGGTGGTCCAAGTCGCGCATGCGGGCGCCACGCTGGACGCGGTCAAGAAAAAAGGCTTCGTGCAATGTGGCGTGTCCACGGGCGTGGCCGGTTTCAGCAATCCCGACAGCAAGGGTGTCTGGACGGGCATCGACGTGGACCTGTGCCGCGCCGTGGCGGCCACGCTGTTCGGCGACGCCACCAAGATCAAGCTGACACCGCTCAACACGCAGCAGCGCTTCACGGCCCTGCAATCGGGCGAAGTGGATGTCCTGCCCCGCAACACGTCGATCACCCTGCAGCGCGACACCGCGCTCGGCCTGAACGGCGCGGGCGTCAATTTCTACGACGGCCAGGGCCTGATGGTGGCCAAGAAGTTGAACGTGAAAAGCGCCAAGGACCTGAACGGCGCGGCCATCTGCATGCAGCCGGGCACGACCACCGAACTGAACCTGGCTGATTATTTCCGCGCCAACAAGATCACCTTCAAGCCGGTAGTGATCGACAAGTTCGATGAAGTCATCCGCGCCTTTGCCGCCGGCCGCTGCGATGCCTACACCACCGATGCATCGGGCCTGAACGTGATCCGCACCACCAAGCTGCCCAATCCCGACGACTACATCGTCCTGCCCGAACTGCTGTCCAAGGAACCGCTGGGCCCCATGGTGCGCCAGGGTGATGACCAGTGGCTGGATATCGTGAAGTGGACGCTGAACGCGATGATCGAGGCCGAAGAATACGGCGTCACGTCCAAGAATGTGGACCAGATGCTCAAGAGCCCGAACCCGAACATCCAGCGCCTGCTGGGCGTGGTGCCGGGCGTGGGCAAGAACCTGGGCGTGGACGAAAAGTGGGTCTACAACGTGGTCAAGCAGGTGGGCAATTACGGCGAAAGCTTCGAGCGCAACCTGGGCCAGGGCAGCCCCATGAAGATGCCGCGCGGCGCCAACGCGCTACATACCCAGGGCGGGCTGATGTACGCGCTGCCGCTGCGGTGA
- a CDS encoding LysR family transcriptional regulator: MDLKLFEDLIALARTQSFVRAAELRHVTHPAFGRRIRALETWAGAPLVERNRTPVQLTAEGEVLLKTAERTVESVTQARTQLQQHGGAADTRVRLGTGRTLARTLAADWLARLTHMPRSPIRGKAQIDILTGATQDLAVQLEQGKVDLLCCYEHRALSIPINGHRYRHLTLAHEKLVPVSIADAQGAPRFALGHTERAAPLISYGQTLAMGRLLSDHFERNGAPISLTPFVRCDSADAIYEFVRKGLGVAWLPWSMVASDCRRKTMAVLGGRSDEVPFEVRLYRARARQSDMLEAIWAATESHR, translated from the coding sequence ATGGACCTCAAGCTGTTTGAAGACCTGATCGCCCTGGCGCGCACGCAAAGTTTTGTGCGCGCGGCCGAACTGCGGCATGTGACGCATCCCGCATTCGGCCGCCGCATCCGGGCACTGGAAACGTGGGCCGGCGCGCCGCTGGTGGAACGCAACCGCACGCCGGTGCAATTGACGGCCGAAGGCGAAGTGCTGCTCAAGACCGCGGAACGCACGGTGGAAAGCGTGACCCAGGCGCGCACGCAACTGCAGCAGCATGGCGGCGCGGCCGATACGCGTGTCCGGCTGGGCACGGGCCGTACCCTGGCCCGCACGCTGGCCGCCGACTGGCTGGCGCGGCTGACCCACATGCCGCGCAGCCCGATCCGCGGCAAGGCCCAGATCGATATCCTGACCGGCGCCACGCAAGACCTGGCCGTGCAACTGGAACAGGGCAAGGTCGACCTGCTGTGCTGCTACGAACACCGCGCGCTGTCGATCCCGATCAACGGGCACCGGTACCGCCACCTGACCCTGGCCCATGAAAAGCTGGTGCCGGTCAGCATTGCCGATGCGCAGGGCGCGCCGCGTTTCGCCCTGGGTCATACCGAACGCGCCGCGCCGTTGATCTCGTACGGCCAGACGCTGGCCATGGGCCGGCTGCTGTCCGACCACTTCGAACGCAACGGCGCGCCCATCTCGCTCACCCCCTTCGTGCGCTGCGATTCGGCCGACGCCATCTACGAATTCGTCCGCAAGGGACTGGGTGTTGCGTGGTTGCCATGGTCGATGGTCGCCAGCGACTGCCGCCGCAAGACCATGGCGGTGCTGGGGGGACGCAGTGACGAAGTCCCCTTCGAAGTCCGCCTGTACCGGGCGCGGGCACGGCAGAGCGACATGCTGGAAGCCATCTGGGCCGCCACCGAATCGCATCGCTAG
- a CDS encoding cell division protein FtsX: protein MSPLIRQHRYAFAVTLRRLIAQPFSSIANFLVIMLALAIPLLGTTALLSLQPVANHLAAAPEITVFMKVEATPDETAAVADRIRRDHQGDVDKVRVIPRDKALADLKANPAYADALAVLPGNPLPDAVVVTLSGDEDLTARAKRLEANWSQWGKVDVVQLDSAWVQRLEAIIRFGRMGLLFLGLVVAVAVLAAVFNTVRMQALSQRDEIGVARLVGATESFVRRPFLYLGAISCAISALGAIGVVALALGPLNAALADLARTYGAEFALRMPDPLWLVVFVVAVAALGAFSARWSVKRNTRF, encoded by the coding sequence ATGAGCCCGTTGATCCGGCAACACCGGTATGCCTTTGCCGTCACGCTGCGCCGCCTGATCGCCCAGCCGTTTTCATCGATCGCCAACTTCCTGGTGATCATGCTGGCGCTAGCCATTCCGCTGCTTGGCACCACCGCCTTGCTGTCCTTGCAGCCTGTGGCCAACCACCTGGCGGCCGCGCCCGAAATCACCGTGTTCATGAAAGTGGAAGCCACGCCCGACGAAACCGCCGCGGTGGCCGACCGCATCCGCCGGGACCACCAGGGCGATGTCGACAAGGTGCGGGTGATTCCGCGCGACAAGGCCCTGGCCGACCTGAAAGCCAACCCCGCCTACGCCGACGCGCTGGCCGTGCTGCCTGGCAATCCGCTGCCCGATGCGGTGGTGGTAACGCTGTCGGGCGATGAAGACTTGACCGCGCGCGCCAAGCGCCTGGAAGCGAACTGGAGCCAGTGGGGCAAGGTAGATGTGGTTCAGCTGGACAGCGCGTGGGTGCAGCGGCTCGAAGCCATCATCCGCTTTGGCCGCATGGGGCTGCTGTTCCTGGGACTGGTCGTGGCCGTGGCCGTGCTGGCCGCGGTGTTCAACACCGTGCGCATGCAGGCGCTGTCGCAGCGCGACGAAATCGGCGTGGCGCGGCTGGTGGGCGCCACCGAATCCTTCGTACGCCGGCCGTTTCTGTACCTGGGCGCGATCAGCTGCGCGATCTCGGCGCTGGGCGCGATTGGCGTCGTGGCGCTGGCGCTGGGGCCGCTGAATGCGGCATTGGCGGACCTGGCCAGGACCTACGGCGCGGAGTTCGCGCTGCGGATGCCCGACCCCTTGTGGCTGGTCGTGTTCGTGGTGGCCGTGGCCGCGCTGGGGGCGTTTTCGGCCCGGTGGTCGGTAAAGCGGAACACGCGGTTTTGA
- a CDS encoding amino acid ABC transporter permease — protein MRVSWSNPAVRAMVYQIVAVALVVLAVVTLVSNTRANLNALNIQSGFGFLDAEAGFAIGETPIAYGPQDTYAKAIAVGLLNTLRVAAIGIVLATLLGTLIGIARLSKNWLVAKLASGYVELFRNVPLLLQLFFWYSLITENTPGPRQAVALLPGVFVSNRGIKLPLPAEALAFDLALGGFALAIVASLAFAHWARRRRDAAGKAPPVGRWVVAMLIGLPVLGWLAGGAPLALDMPTLQGFDFVGGATLTPEFAALLIGLVIYTAAFIAEVVRSGIQSVNAGQWEAAEAIGLRRGAALRLVVLPQALRVIIPPMTNQYLNITKNSSLAVAIGYPDIVSVVNTTLNQTGQAIEGILIIMGAYLVVSLTISMLMNWYNRRMALTER, from the coding sequence ATGCGCGTGAGCTGGAGCAACCCGGCGGTCCGCGCGATGGTCTATCAGATCGTCGCGGTGGCCCTGGTCGTGCTGGCCGTGGTCACGCTCGTGTCGAACACGCGGGCGAACCTGAACGCGCTCAATATCCAGTCGGGCTTCGGCTTTCTGGATGCCGAAGCGGGCTTTGCGATTGGCGAAACGCCGATCGCCTACGGCCCGCAAGACACGTACGCGAAAGCGATTGCCGTCGGGCTGCTCAACACCTTGCGCGTCGCCGCGATCGGCATCGTGCTGGCCACATTGCTGGGCACCCTGATCGGCATCGCGCGGCTTTCAAAAAACTGGTTGGTCGCCAAGCTGGCCAGCGGCTACGTGGAACTGTTCCGCAATGTGCCGCTGCTGCTGCAACTGTTCTTCTGGTATTCGCTGATTACCGAAAACACGCCGGGGCCGCGGCAGGCGGTCGCCCTGCTGCCCGGCGTGTTCGTGTCCAACCGCGGGATCAAGCTGCCTTTGCCGGCCGAAGCGCTGGCCTTTGACCTGGCGCTGGGCGGCTTCGCGCTGGCTATCGTGGCGTCGCTGGCGTTTGCGCATTGGGCGCGGCGCCGGCGGGATGCGGCCGGCAAGGCGCCGCCGGTGGGCCGCTGGGTCGTGGCGATGCTGATCGGCTTGCCGGTGCTGGGATGGCTGGCGGGCGGCGCGCCGCTGGCACTGGACATGCCGACGCTGCAGGGCTTCGATTTTGTGGGCGGCGCAACCCTGACGCCGGAATTTGCGGCGTTGCTGATCGGGCTGGTGATCTACACGGCCGCCTTCATTGCCGAAGTCGTGCGGTCGGGCATCCAGTCGGTCAATGCCGGCCAGTGGGAAGCGGCCGAAGCCATCGGCCTGCGGCGCGGCGCCGCGCTGCGTCTGGTGGTGCTGCCGCAGGCGCTGCGCGTGATCATCCCGCCCATGACCAACCAGTACCTGAACATCACCAAGAACAGTTCGCTGGCGGTGGCGATCGGCTATCCCGACATCGTATCGGTCGTGAACACCACGCTGAACCAGACCGGCCAGGCCATCGAAGGCATCCTGATCATCATGGGCGCCTACCTGGTCGTGAGCCTGACGATCTCGATGCTGATGAACTGGTACAACCGCCGCATGGCGCTGACCGAGCGCTAG